In one Watersipora subatra chromosome 6, tzWatSuba1.1, whole genome shotgun sequence genomic region, the following are encoded:
- the LOC137398656 gene encoding uncharacterized protein, which yields MADADMECGFCCVKIVKMKEPVTLPCGHVHCLDCIKGFYDDKKVMRCPEEGCEMVVDGPLSNLRSYMSGTRMCDICFKKKHKQIPATCWCSKCESYYCEIHKQLHEEVTIDHDMILLTELETKSKRQKEEKCEKHKDHILSIGCGTCMLPFCIKCLAKSSTCKEGSPHRFMSLDDLVSELLSKKLIKDMVAREGQLEKIFKKTSKTVAEHDTQTEKGLQTLRKTREEHLRVLKEKYDQLENEWVESREKQKEKLTDFLDDEVLIKWNRIRDQIQGTESKIKQAHQVEVLRSFKELMAVQEKAVDEGLPRLVVKGSISLAPKGKSREIELEVAPADDVIIVDDDSMFRLPEQTTHLKTVKLPACPLSLCHKSGYLYVGMDNHNIARIDRSFSIDQSFITCSAQVYSIAVYKDRVYTLLASSPYTVCVFDMLGKRLAFWVVSCSSNNCNALAVVSDEVVVAEQPHSRLAVFSLSGQLHKHVPCTLIGQAHTFISSVDDSSIIISDSTTAKVSRFNITTGKVEWSVSVTNPRGVCCYGSRYLLVGRYSRKNIQIVDLVTGTLVSEIVDGRMTGGRVYGLQTLNFKLAVADVGYKQVQIFNLTPT from the exons ATGGCAGACGCTGACATGGAATGTGGGTTTTGTTGTGTCAAGATTGTAAAGATGAAGGAACCTGTTACACTCCCATGTGGCCATGTACACTGCTTGGATTGTATCAAAGGCTTTTATGATGATAAAAAAGTGATGAGGTGCCCTGAAGAAGGTTGTGA AATGGTAGTAGATGGCCCTCTATCAAACTTGCGATCATATATGTCTGGTACAAGGATGTGTGATATTTGCTTCAAAAAAAAGCATAAGCAGATACCTGCAACATGTTGGTGCAGCAAATGTGAAAGTTACTATTGTGAGATCCACAAACAG TTGCATGAAGAGGTGACGATTGATCACGATATGATTCTGCTCACTGAGTTAGAGACCAAATCTAAACGGCAAAAAGAAGAAAAATGCGAAAAACACAAAGATCATATTCTTTCTATTGGTTGTGGAACTTGCATGCTTCCTTTTTGCATCAAGTGCCTAGCTAAGTCGTCGACTTGTAAGGAAG GAAGTCCTCACAGATTCATGTCTCTAGATGACCTGGTGAGTGAGCTACTTAGTAAAAAACTTATCAAAGACATGGTAGCCAGAGAAGGGCAGTTGgagaaaattttcaaaaaaacatCAAAGACAGTTGCGGAACATGATACGCAAACCGAGAAAGGATTGCAGACTCTGAGAAAAACAAGGGAGGAACAT CTCAGAGTGTTGAAGGAGAAATATGATCAGCTAGAGAATGAATGGGTTGAAAGTAGAGAGAAGCAAAAGGAAAAGTTGACAGATTTTCTAGATGATGAAGTCCTCATTAAATGGAACAGAATAAGAGACCAGATACAAGGAACAGAGTCTAAAATTAAACAGGCTCATCAG GTTGAAGTGTTGAGAAGTTTTAAGGAGCTAATGGCTGTGCAGGAAAAAGCTGTAGATGAAGGGCTCCCTCGGTTGGTGGTAAAAGGATCAATCAGTCTTGCGCCAAAAG GTAAATCTAGAGAGATAGAGCTAGAGGTAGCACCTGCTGATGATGTCATAATAGTTGATGATGATTCCATGTTTCGACTCCCGGAGCAGACAACTCACCTtaaaactgtaaagctgcctGCATGCCCACTCTCCCTCTGCCATAAGAGCGGATATTTATATGTTGGAATGGACAACCATAACATTGCTAGAATAGATAGATCTTTTAGCATTGATCAGTCATTCATCACCTGTTCAGCACAAGTGTACTCTATTGCTGTGTATAAGGATAGAGTTTATACTCTGTTAGCTTCATCTCCATATACTGTCTGTGTGTTTGATATGCTTGGTAAGAGGTTAGCTTTCTGGGTTGTATCATGTTCCtctaataactgtaatgcgcTTGCTGTAGTATCAGATGAGGTCGTGGTAGCTGAACAACCACACAGTAGACTTGCTGTATTCTCTCTGTCTGGTCAGCTACATAAGCATGTCCCATGCACACTTATAGGCCAGGCGCATACGTTCATATCTTCTGTTGATGATAGCTCTATAATCATATCTGATTCTACGACAGCCAAAGTCTCTCGATTTAACATTACTACTGGTAAAGTTGAGTGGTCAGTGAGTGTTACTAACCCTCGTGGTGTTTGTTGCTATGGCTCTAGGTATCTACTTGTAGGTAGATATAGTAGAAAGAACATACAGATTGTCGATCTTGTAACAG GTACCTTAGTTTCTGAGATAGTTGATGGCAGGATGACAGGAGGTCGTGTTTATGGCCTGCAGACATTAAACTTCAAACTAGCAGTTGCTGATGTAGGCTATAAGCAGGTTCAAATATTCAATTTGACTCCTACATGA